In Halanaeroarchaeum sp. HSR-CO, one DNA window encodes the following:
- a CDS encoding aminopeptidase yields MDPRIRRHADVLVDHSTEIEAGERVVVSVPPAAEDLAVAIYERLGEIGARPVMLSGGTPIGSDRATRGYLRAIEGDAIPDPDHVEGLFADTDVIIRARANENVTEKGDVEPATMAAFSRAAEAARSEMLDSRWVLTQFPTPANAQLAGMSTEGYENFVWDAIDKDWAAQREFQAQLVDRLNEGSEVHIVSGETTDVTMSIAGNVAINDYGRHNMPAGEVFTAPVVDSVQGEVLFDKPLYHQGREVENAYLAFEEGEVVDYDADTNEETLGEVLDTDDGSRYLGELGIGTNRDIDRFTYNMLFDEKMGDTVHMAVGMAYEECVGEDNATNESATHVDMIVDMAEDSRIEVDGEVVQRNGTFWFENGFEG; encoded by the coding sequence ATGGACCCACGCATCCGCCGCCACGCCGACGTCCTCGTCGATCACTCGACCGAGATCGAGGCCGGCGAGCGCGTCGTCGTCAGCGTCCCGCCCGCCGCCGAAGACCTCGCCGTCGCCATCTACGAACGCCTCGGCGAGATCGGTGCCCGCCCCGTCATGCTGTCGGGCGGCACCCCCATCGGGAGCGACCGCGCCACTCGCGGGTACCTCCGCGCCATCGAGGGCGACGCCATCCCCGACCCCGACCACGTCGAGGGCCTGTTCGCCGACACCGACGTCATCATCCGCGCCCGCGCGAACGAGAACGTGACCGAGAAGGGCGACGTCGAACCGGCCACCATGGCCGCCTTCAGCCGCGCCGCTGAGGCGGCCCGCTCGGAGATGCTCGACTCGCGCTGGGTACTCACCCAGTTCCCCACCCCCGCCAACGCCCAGCTCGCCGGGATGAGCACGGAGGGATACGAGAACTTCGTCTGGGACGCCATCGACAAGGACTGGGCGGCTCAGCGCGAGTTCCAGGCACAGCTCGTCGACCGATTGAACGAGGGCAGCGAGGTCCACATCGTCAGCGGCGAGACCACCGACGTCACCATGTCCATCGCGGGCAACGTCGCCATCAACGATTACGGTCGCCACAACATGCCCGCGGGCGAGGTGTTCACTGCTCCGGTCGTCGACTCCGTCCAGGGCGAGGTGCTCTTCGACAAGCCACTCTACCACCAGGGCCGCGAGGTCGAGAACGCCTATCTGGCGTTCGAGGAGGGCGAAGTCGTCGACTACGATGCCGACACGAACGAGGAGACCCTCGGCGAGGTCCTGGACACCGATGACGGATCGCGGTATCTCGGCGAACTCGGCATCGGCACGAACCGCGACATCGACCGGTTCACCTACAACATGCTCTTCGACGAGAAGATGGGCGACACCGTCCACATGGCCGTCGGCATGGCCTACGAGGAGTGCGTCGGCGAGGACAACGCGACCAACGAGAGCGCGACCCACGTCGACATGATCGTGGACATGGCCGAGGACTCCCGCATCGAGGTGGACGGCGAGGTCGTCCAGCGCAACGGGACCTTCTGGTTCGAGAACGGGTTCGAGGGGTAG
- a CDS encoding low specificity L-threonine aldolase gives MIDLRSDTVTLPSDEMRRAAADAEVGDDVYRMDPTVNELEARAAEIVGKEAALFVPSGTMGNQIAARVHTEHGQEALVEAESHVVRWELGGFADHSGLQVRTLDGGPRGIPSPEQVREGYVEESLHRPGTGLLSLENTHNYRGGIAISPENLAATAEAGRELGIPVHLDGARLFNAALAHDVDVTAFTDSVDTVMFCLSKGLGAPVGSLLAGDEAFIEEARRVRKLMGGGMRQVGMIAGPGLVALENRDHLAEDHTNAKRLADGLAEIDGLTVQEPETNILMVDTEGTGMNASEFRDLIEEVDVYGVPRDGTVLRFTTNWNVDADDIDAAVERIDDVLASR, from the coding sequence ATGATCGACCTGCGAAGTGACACCGTCACCCTGCCGAGCGATGAGATGCGACGGGCGGCTGCCGACGCCGAGGTCGGCGACGACGTCTACCGGATGGACCCGACCGTGAACGAACTCGAAGCGCGAGCGGCCGAGATCGTGGGCAAAGAGGCCGCGCTGTTCGTGCCCTCCGGGACGATGGGCAACCAGATCGCCGCCCGTGTACACACCGAGCACGGACAGGAGGCCCTCGTCGAGGCGGAGAGCCACGTCGTCCGGTGGGAGCTGGGCGGGTTCGCCGATCACAGCGGGCTGCAGGTCCGCACGCTCGACGGCGGTCCACGGGGCATCCCCTCGCCCGAGCAGGTCCGCGAGGGGTACGTCGAGGAGAGTCTCCACCGGCCAGGCACGGGGCTGCTCTCCCTCGAGAACACTCACAACTACCGCGGTGGCATCGCCATCTCGCCCGAGAACCTCGCGGCGACCGCCGAGGCTGGTCGGGAGCTGGGTATCCCGGTCCACCTCGACGGCGCTCGCCTCTTCAACGCGGCACTGGCCCACGACGTGGACGTGACCGCGTTCACCGATTCGGTCGATACGGTCATGTTCTGTCTCTCGAAGGGGCTGGGCGCCCCCGTCGGGTCGCTCCTCGCGGGTGACGAGGCCTTCATCGAGGAGGCTCGCCGGGTCCGGAAGCTCATGGGAGGCGGGATGCGCCAGGTCGGGATGATCGCGGGGCCCGGGCTCGTCGCCCTCGAGAACCGCGACCACCTCGCCGAGGATCACACGAACGCGAAACGCCTCGCCGACGGACTCGCCGAAATCGACGGCCTCACCGTCCAGGAGCCGGAGACGAACATCCTGATGGTGGACACCGAGGGCACCGGGATGAATGCAAGCGAGTTCCGCGACCTGATCGAGGAGGTCGACGTCTACGGCGTCCCCCGCGACGGGACCGTCCTTCGGTTCACCACGAACTGGAACGTCGACGCGGACGACATCGACGCGGCCGTCGAACGCATCGACGACGTGCTGGCCTCGCGCTAG
- a CDS encoding cytochrome c biogenesis CcdA family protein: MIGGASSTLSAFSAGLATFFAPCAFPLLPGYVGYYTRTVDEETPLAGAALRGLAGSVGVLFAFGGIAALVFALGRSIVRAVYALEPLVGLALVGIGVLLLVNRFPTLHVQLPERRTSVAGFALFGTGYAVSATSCFAPLFFAVVLGAATSPVGTVTATAAFGLGLAIPLFVATILVGIGHDIGAGSIPAYANRVEQLAGIVIVAAGLWQLTTTVHLWL, encoded by the coding sequence ATGATCGGGGGGGCCTCGTCGACCCTCTCGGCGTTCTCCGCGGGCCTCGCGACCTTCTTCGCCCCCTGTGCGTTCCCGCTGCTCCCTGGGTACGTAGGCTACTATACACGAACCGTCGACGAGGAGACGCCGCTCGCTGGGGCCGCGCTCCGGGGACTGGCGGGAAGCGTGGGGGTGTTGTTCGCGTTCGGCGGGATCGCGGCTCTGGTCTTCGCCCTCGGCCGTTCGATCGTCCGGGCGGTCTACGCGCTCGAGCCACTGGTCGGACTGGCCCTGGTCGGAATCGGCGTCCTCCTGCTCGTGAACCGGTTTCCGACGCTGCACGTTCAGCTCCCCGAGCGACGCACGAGCGTCGCGGGATTCGCGCTATTCGGCACCGGCTACGCCGTCTCGGCGACAAGCTGTTTCGCCCCGCTCTTTTTCGCCGTGGTCCTCGGTGCAGCAACGTCGCCGGTCGGGACCGTGACCGCCACGGCCGCCTTCGGGCTCGGGCTCGCGATCCCCCTATTCGTCGCGACGATCCTGGTCGGGATCGGCCACGACATAGGCGCGGGATCGATCCCCGCCTACGCCAACCGGGTCGAGCAGCTGGCCGGTATCGTGATCGTGGCCGCGGGACTCTGGCAACTCACCACTACCGTTCATCTCTGGCTCTGA
- the ccsA gene encoding cytochrome c biogenesis protein CcsA, producing MIGTALQYGAAVAGFGAVIALWYANREAEYARYGVYLLGTASLLAVLALFYLVNQFLVTDYTNGYVWNHTADYLSTLYRITGVYAGVEGSLLLWATLVALIAYWVVRSGVETADERLVAAIVTTVATVILAYSITRTPFTALDISGRGTAFGPVGLNPLLKSPYMIIHPPVTFAGYALTTVPFAIGAAHFIRKSRGRDGIFEQRLPEATRWLRLAWWFLTAAVALGALWSYTTLGWGGLWAWDPVETAILVTWLFVTAAMHAVSNYRLRGANPVLAPAMATLTLPSAIFARVITQSGTSDLHSFASGSPTVLVVLLAVSLAIGVGLPFYVWIRRPESQTETTGILSHHRLLYAGILTIGLLTFVSFWGITFPLLQTLLGGPEVSVGVDFYNMWSFPLVVVVLLAIGFYNDFDVRGEDAGRLLGAVVVLSLVAAVIPLSEWQFNPAKTGGYYGLVGSLNALSLFPPAAYAIGATLSRLAVRLPSLPDRDRQLTLGGVGLVHIGLAVIVLATPFTYMFAVSGSGMVPAVSMGHEDGVTLDESPYTVAVENYSSDYIESDLSLSAVEREAVLDRIDDRAYRADSLPESASGDQIVYGSITDLRIEDGTGIAQLDNSSVWVDVGPAGNNTSVEGVPIYAQGTINRSMDEMTFVRTDGMFVGTQPTGAIVPDSRASDREVEFVVSQGNETLAVGSTDVETYLTYGAVANPYVDRGLFSDTYVAAKQVQFTGGMPVVYILVKEVPLMSVVRFGIVLLLLGGAMLAAATPRSRHGGE from the coding sequence ATGATCGGCACAGCATTACAGTACGGCGCGGCGGTAGCGGGATTCGGTGCGGTGATCGCCCTCTGGTACGCGAACCGGGAGGCCGAGTACGCCCGATACGGCGTCTACTTGCTCGGCACGGCGAGTCTCCTGGCGGTGCTTGCGCTGTTCTACCTCGTCAATCAGTTCCTCGTCACCGACTACACGAACGGATACGTCTGGAACCACACCGCCGACTATCTCTCGACGCTCTACCGGATCACCGGTGTCTACGCGGGCGTCGAGGGGTCGCTGTTGCTCTGGGCGACCCTGGTGGCGCTCATCGCGTACTGGGTCGTCCGCTCCGGGGTGGAAACCGCCGACGAACGCCTCGTCGCAGCCATCGTGACGACCGTGGCGACGGTCATCCTGGCGTACTCGATTACCCGTACGCCCTTTACCGCCCTGGACATCAGTGGGCGTGGGACGGCGTTCGGTCCTGTGGGGCTGAATCCGCTGTTGAAGAGCCCGTACATGATAATCCACCCGCCAGTGACCTTCGCAGGCTACGCGCTGACGACAGTCCCGTTCGCGATCGGGGCGGCCCACTTCATTCGGAAGAGCCGTGGCCGGGACGGAATCTTCGAGCAGAGGCTTCCCGAGGCGACCCGATGGCTCCGCCTCGCCTGGTGGTTTCTCACCGCCGCCGTGGCACTCGGCGCCCTCTGGTCGTACACGACCCTCGGCTGGGGCGGTCTCTGGGCCTGGGACCCCGTCGAAACCGCGATCCTCGTGACCTGGTTGTTCGTGACGGCCGCGATGCACGCCGTCTCCAACTACCGGTTACGTGGGGCGAATCCCGTCCTTGCTCCCGCGATGGCAACCCTCACCTTGCCGAGTGCCATCTTCGCGCGGGTGATTACCCAGTCGGGCACGTCGGATCTCCACTCCTTCGCCAGCGGCTCCCCGACAGTGCTGGTCGTCTTGCTGGCGGTGTCCCTCGCCATCGGCGTGGGACTGCCCTTCTACGTCTGGATTCGACGGCCGGAATCGCAAACGGAAACGACGGGGATACTCTCCCACCACCGGCTGCTTTACGCTGGAATCCTCACTATCGGCTTGCTCACGTTCGTCTCGTTCTGGGGGATCACCTTCCCCCTGCTACAGACGCTCCTCGGAGGCCCGGAGGTTAGCGTGGGCGTCGACTTCTACAACATGTGGAGTTTTCCCCTCGTGGTCGTCGTGTTGCTCGCGATCGGCTTTTACAATGATTTCGACGTCAGAGGCGAGGACGCCGGTCGGCTGCTCGGGGCCGTCGTCGTGTTGTCCCTCGTGGCCGCCGTGATTCCGCTCTCCGAGTGGCAGTTCAACCCGGCGAAGACGGGCGGGTACTACGGTCTCGTCGGGAGCCTCAACGCGTTATCCCTGTTTCCGCCGGCCGCCTATGCCATCGGCGCGACGCTCTCCAGGCTCGCCGTCCGACTGCCGTCGCTGCCCGATCGCGACCGCCAGCTGACCCTGGGGGGCGTCGGTCTCGTCCACATCGGGCTGGCGGTGATCGTGCTCGCGACGCCGTTCACCTACATGTTCGCGGTCTCCGGGTCCGGCATGGTTCCGGCAGTCTCGATGGGTCACGAGGACGGCGTGACCCTGGACGAATCGCCGTACACCGTCGCGGTCGAGAACTACTCCAGCGACTACATCGAAAGCGACCTGTCGCTCTCGGCGGTCGAACGCGAGGCGGTCCTCGATCGAATCGACGACAGGGCCTACCGGGCCGATTCGCTCCCCGAATCGGCCAGCGGCGATCAGATCGTCTACGGATCCATCACGGACCTGCGGATAGAGGACGGTACCGGAATCGCGCAGCTCGACAACTCCTCCGTGTGGGTCGACGTCGGGCCGGCCGGTAACAACACGAGCGTCGAGGGCGTGCCGATCTACGCCCAGGGAACCATCAACCGGTCGATGGACGAGATGACCTTCGTGCGGACCGACGGCATGTTCGTCGGCACGCAACCGACCGGGGCGATCGTCCCGGACAGCCGTGCGAGCGACCGCGAGGTCGAGTTCGTCGTCTCTCAAGGGAACGAGACCCTTGCTGTCGGCTCCACGGACGTCGAGACGTATCTCACCTACGGGGCCGTCGCGAACCCATACGTGGACCGCGGTCTGTTCTCGGACACGTACGTCGCGGCCAAGCAGGTGCAGTTCACCGGGGGCATGCCGGTAGTCTACATCCTCGTCAAGGAAGTGCCGCTGATGAGCGTGGTCCGCTTCGGCATCGTGCTATTGCTCCTCGGCGGGGCGATGCTCGCCGCCGCGACCCCACGGAGCCGTCACGGGGGTGAGTGA
- a CDS encoding heme exporter protein CcmB translates to MIADARRYARVVWAVAAKDFRLEARAKRALPMAAALSLLVVVVFAFAFDGRHHAGAVWVAFVFAGTLGVMQSVGIEGENGALDGLLLAPVPYSAIYVGKVLSGAVYVSLVGLFTVLATRVFLGTAPAAPIPVLVLVVVLFAVGFAAVAVVIASMTIYTSISDLLVPVLLVPLIIPALLAGIALFGAEGWNWLTVLAGYDGIVFTGGLLVFEELVA, encoded by the coding sequence GTGATCGCGGACGCCCGCCGGTACGCTCGCGTGGTCTGGGCCGTCGCCGCGAAGGACTTCCGATTGGAGGCGCGGGCGAAACGCGCGTTGCCCATGGCGGCGGCACTCTCGCTGCTCGTCGTGGTCGTCTTCGCGTTCGCCTTCGACGGCCGCCATCACGCCGGTGCCGTCTGGGTCGCGTTCGTGTTCGCCGGCACCCTGGGGGTGATGCAGAGCGTCGGCATCGAGGGTGAAAACGGCGCTCTCGACGGATTGCTGTTGGCTCCCGTCCCGTACTCGGCCATCTACGTGGGCAAAGTTTTGAGCGGGGCCGTGTACGTCTCGCTCGTCGGTCTGTTCACCGTACTGGCGACCCGCGTGTTCCTCGGGACGGCGCCGGCGGCCCCGATCCCCGTCCTCGTTCTCGTCGTCGTGCTGTTCGCCGTCGGGTTCGCCGCCGTCGCGGTGGTGATCGCCTCGATGACGATCTACACCTCGATCAGCGATCTGCTCGTTCCCGTGTTACTCGTTCCGCTCATTATCCCGGCGCTACTGGCGGGCATCGCGCTGTTCGGTGCCGAGGGCTGGAACTGGCTCACCGTCCTCGCCGGCTACGACGGAATCGTGTTCACGGGCGGCCTGCTGGTGTTCGAAGAACTGGTCGCCTGA
- a CDS encoding helix-turn-helix domain-containing protein has protein sequence MSGLLPSSSEPEPPDGEPRVIGVDEDDAEDVLAALSSETARSLFAAIHDQPSTPSELADRTETSLQNAQYHLEKLDDADLIEVVDTRYSAKGREMNVFGPSGAPVVLFAGGDTAGSDVRAALSSLLGGVGILAVASLAVQELFGGGIGALLPSGSGGDGATAPQTTSGGDAGAMVVQEEAATTVAETTTYQAEAASGAASLPPGLLFFVGGALVLGLAALWWYARR, from the coding sequence ATGTCCGGCCTCTTGCCCTCCAGTTCGGAGCCGGAGCCGCCCGACGGCGAACCCCGCGTCATCGGCGTGGACGAGGACGACGCCGAGGACGTCCTCGCCGCGCTCTCCTCGGAGACGGCCCGCTCGCTGTTCGCGGCCATCCACGACCAGCCATCGACGCCCTCCGAACTCGCCGACCGTACCGAGACGTCCCTGCAGAACGCCCAGTACCACCTCGAGAAACTCGACGACGCCGACCTGATCGAAGTCGTCGACACCCGCTACTCCGCGAAGGGCCGGGAGATGAACGTCTTCGGCCCGAGCGGGGCCCCGGTCGTCCTCTTCGCCGGCGGGGATACTGCGGGGAGCGACGTCCGCGCGGCGCTCTCGAGTCTCCTCGGAGGCGTCGGCATCCTCGCCGTCGCCAGCCTCGCCGTCCAGGAGTTGTTCGGTGGCGGTATCGGGGCACTCCTCCCGTCCGGGAGCGGCGGGGACGGTGCGACCGCGCCACAGACCACCTCGGGCGGGGACGCCGGCGCGATGGTAGTCCAGGAGGAGGCCGCGACGACCGTCGCAGAGACCACGACCTACCAGGCGGAGGCGGCGTCGGGAGCCGCGAGCCTCCCACCGGGACTCCTGTTCTTCGTCGGCGGGGCGCTCGTGCTCGGGCTGGCGGCCCTCTGGTGGTACGCCCGGCGGTGA
- a CDS encoding TlpA disulfide reductase family protein, with protein MNRREYLLGGAGALAALAGGYAFTRGPLGTTRVEAHSIPVLGDSGWTSQSIPTADGLTLVDFFSTYCSGCTRQIDALEPVVADAPSAASFVSVTTQPIGEEFTRADLREWWASHGGPWPVGIDDGALANALGVERLPTLVLLDGVGRVEWSHAGVAETDAIREGLAEATR; from the coding sequence ATGAATCGGCGGGAGTACCTCCTCGGTGGAGCGGGCGCACTCGCCGCCCTCGCGGGAGGATACGCGTTTACGCGCGGACCGCTGGGGACGACCCGCGTCGAAGCCCATTCGATCCCGGTGCTCGGGGATTCGGGGTGGACCTCGCAATCTATCCCCACCGCTGACGGCCTGACCCTCGTCGATTTCTTCTCGACGTACTGTTCGGGCTGTACGCGACAGATCGATGCACTGGAACCGGTCGTCGCGGATGCGCCGTCCGCAGCTTCGTTCGTCTCGGTGACCACCCAGCCCATCGGTGAGGAGTTTACTCGGGCGGATCTCCGCGAATGGTGGGCGAGTCACGGCGGACCGTGGCCGGTCGGCATCGACGACGGCGCCCTCGCGAACGCGCTGGGGGTGGAGCGCCTTCCAACCCTCGTCTTGCTCGATGGGGTGGGGCGTGTGGAGTGGTCCCACGCCGGGGTTGCGGAGACCGACGCGATCCGGGAGGGGCTCGCGGAGGCGACGCGATGA
- the ccmA gene encoding heme ABC exporter ATP-binding protein CcmA → MKLVADEVSKRFGPFTAVDGVSLSVRTGESVAILGPNGSGKTTLLRMLAGLATPSSGTVAVDGVDQYSRSGRADGSIGYLSHESMLYDDLTARENLAFHARLLGVDAERVGAVLETVDLADRADGFPREFSHGMQKRLSFARALLADPAVLLLDEPFTGLDQHSRATLRSMMADRTVVLVSHEQDLSARLCERYLVLDEGRIVARIEGPVDGPETLRNRYREVVA, encoded by the coding sequence ATGAAGCTCGTCGCCGACGAGGTGTCGAAGCGGTTCGGCCCCTTCACCGCGGTCGACGGCGTCTCGCTGTCCGTCCGGACGGGCGAATCCGTGGCAATACTCGGCCCGAACGGCTCGGGGAAGACGACCCTGCTCCGGATGCTCGCCGGTCTCGCCACCCCCAGTTCGGGGACCGTCGCGGTCGATGGCGTCGACCAGTACAGTCGATCGGGGCGGGCCGACGGGTCGATCGGGTATCTCTCCCACGAATCGATGCTCTACGACGACCTGACCGCGCGGGAGAACCTCGCGTTTCACGCCCGGCTCCTCGGCGTCGACGCCGAACGGGTCGGGGCGGTCCTCGAGACCGTCGATCTCGCCGATCGGGCCGACGGCTTTCCCCGGGAGTTCTCCCACGGGATGCAAAAACGGCTGTCCTTCGCCCGGGCGTTGCTCGCGGATCCAGCGGTCCTGCTTCTGGACGAACCGTTCACGGGGCTCGACCAGCACTCGCGCGCCACACTGCGATCGATGATGGCCGACCGGACGGTCGTGCTGGTCAGCCACGAGCAGGACCTCAGTGCCCGACTCTGTGAGCGATATCTCGTCCTCGACGAGGGGCGGATCGTCGCTCGGATCGAGGGCCCGGTCGACGGCCCCGAGACGCTTCGGAATCGGTATCGGGAGGTCGTCGCGTGA